From a single Paramisgurnus dabryanus chromosome 17, PD_genome_1.1, whole genome shotgun sequence genomic region:
- the pth2 gene encoding tuberoinfundibular peptide of 39 residues: protein MVAPSMPLRSTLLFLVLMGMTLMTSAFPQPHLRPLQSNLPAISQEDSKIEQWELYPSISLRDWRIQMLSAPDFGAAKAGTDQLVGDEWLPLSQSQMEEELVKSWPGDWASRLGHQQKRNIVVADDAAFREKSKLLTAMERQKWLNSYMQKLLVVNSK, encoded by the exons ATGGTGGCCCCATCTATGCCTCTTCGTTCCACCCTGTTATTCTTAGTGTTGATGGGTATGACGCTAATGACCTCTGCCTTTCCTCAACCTCACCTTCGACCCCTACAAAG TAACTTGCCTGCTATTAGTCAAGAGGACTCCAAAATTGAACAGTGGGAGCTTTACCCTTCCATCTCTCTTCGTGATTGGAGAATTCAGATGCTGTCTGCCCCAGATTTCGGTGCAGCAAAGGCTGGTACAGATCAGCTGGTTGGGGATGAGTGGCTTCCACTAAGCCAGTCACAGATGGAGGAGGAGCTGGTGAAGAGTTGGCCGGGCGACTGGGCATCACGGCTGGGTCACCAGCAGAAGAGAAACATTGTAGTGGCAGATGATGCTGCATTTAGAGAGAAGAGTAAGCTTTTGACAGCAATGGAAAGACAGAAATGGCTGAATTCCTATATGCAGAAACTGTTAGTAGTCAATTCAAAGTGA
- the tmem121aa gene encoding transmembrane protein 121, whose protein sequence is MVLPAPDKRHVCLTTIVIMTSMAFMDAYLVEQNQGPRKIGVCIIVLVGDICFLIVLRYVAVWVGAEVRTAKRGYAMILWFLYIFVLEIKLYFVFQNYKADRKSLETVARKALTLLLSVCVPGLYLVLVALDSMEYVRTFRKKEDMRGRLFWVALDLLDVLDIQANLWEPQRTGLPIWAEGLMFFYCYILLLILPCVSLSEISVQGEHVSPQKMMLYPILSLVTINIVTILIRGVNMVLFQDSRVSTIFIGKNVVAIATKACTFLEYRRQVKEFPPQDPAAIAMEIQQNSVSHNQTLPNATTTLPEEPSPAREVIDT, encoded by the coding sequence ATGGTATTACCAGCCCCTGACAAGCGGCATGTGTGCCTAACCACCATTGTAATAATGACCAGCATGGCCTTCATGGACGCATACCTTGTGGAGCAGAACCAAGGTCCACGCAAAATCGGTGTTTGTATTATCGTCCTGGTTGGAGAtatttgttttctcatagtCCTCCGTTACGTGGCGGTGTGGGTGGGCGCGGAGGTAAGGACTGCGAAGCGTGGCTACGCCATGATCCTCTGGTTCCTCTACATCTTTGTTCTGGAGATCAAGCTCTACTTTGTATTCCAAAATTACAAGGCTGACCGCAAAAGTCTAGAGACCGTAGCTCGGAAAGCATTGACTTTGTTGCTGTCGGTTTGCGTACCGGGGCTATACCTTGTTCTCGTTGCACTCGACAGCATGGAGTACGTGAGAACCTTCCGGAAAAAAGAGGACATGCGCGGTCGACTCTTCTGGGTGGCGCTTGACCTCCTGGATGTGCTCGATATCCAGGCCAACCTTTGGGAGCCACAGCGGACAGGTCTGCCCATCTGGGCCGAAGGTTTGATGTTCTTCTACTGTTACATCCTGTTGCTCATTCTCCCGTGCGTTTCTTTGAGCGAGATCAGCGTGCAGGGTGAGCATGTGTCACCTCAGAAGATGATGCTCTATCCTATACTCAGTTTGGTGACCATCAACATCGTCACCATCCTCATCCGAGGCGTTAACATGGTGTTGTTCCAGGACAGCCGCGTATCGACCATCTTCATCGGCAAGAACGTCGTCGCCATCGCAACCAAGGCTTGCACCTTCTTAGAGTACCGGCGACAAGTTAAAGAGTTTCCTCCGCAAGATCCCGCAGCCATTGCCATGGAGATACAGCAGAACTCTGTGTCGCACAATCAAACTCTGCCGAATGCCACCACCACCCTTCCTGAAGAACCCTCACCGGCACGTGAGGTCATTGACACGTGA